In a genomic window of Glycine max cultivar Williams 82 chromosome 13, Glycine_max_v4.0, whole genome shotgun sequence:
- the LOC102669326 gene encoding uncharacterized protein, producing the protein MTNFNVKSIWLLPILAICVLSLCHDHKMVVAEDCEEELRGLNIECMYYMNKDDPSLLNPNGRCCKAITDAYPKLGCVCKNLSRKVVFPPYAGTYADLISWRRVMHCFSYCWRPLPADYKCNRFTVPNPPPK; encoded by the exons atgaCAAATTTCAATGTCAAATCCATTTGGTTGTTGCCAATTCTTGCAATTTGTGTGTTATCTCTTTGCCATGACCACAAAATGGTAGTTGCTGAGGATTGTGAGGAAGAACTGCGCGGTCTTAACATAGAGTGTATGTATTATATGAACAAGGACGATCCAAGCTTGCTAAATCCCAATGGCCGGTGTTGTAAAGCCATCACAGATGCATATCCTAAATTGGGATGTGTTTGCAAGAATCTCTCTCGAAAAGTGG TTTTCCCGCCTTATGCCGGTACCTATGCCGATTTGATTAGTTGGAGGAGAGTGATGCACTGTTTCAGCTATTGTTGGAGACCTTTACCTGCTGACTACAAGTGTAACA GATTCACTGTTCCGAATCCACCACCCAAGTAA